Proteins found in one Aquibium microcysteis genomic segment:
- a CDS encoding FAD-binding oxidoreductase — translation MSAFLEGLGSALGRQGLLTDDADIAAHVTDFRGRMTGRAQAVVLPASTDEASEVMRLASAHGVPVFPLGGNTGLCFGAVPTASANGAVGIVVGMRRMNRIRNLDRAGNVLSVDAGVTLSAVHEAAAGAGRQFPLHLGSEGTAQIGGLISTNAGGTGVVRYGAMRSLVAGLEAVLPDGRILREMEALKKNNTGYELRQLFIGAEGTLGLITGAALRLHPPVGSRAHAWVAVAGPQAAVDLLSRLQQRCGDAIEAFEMLNAAEVDCISRHIPRVRSAFAVTPAWSVMIELGDVDPGATLQAALEEVLAEAMEEGLVTDAVIAQNESQAVEIWRFRHSITEAHKIDGIGIVHDTAVRNSAVPAFIADGAEVTARLFPEARVLVVSHLGDGNVHFTVMFPHAFWRALPDPEAKALEVEMAIHDVAMRHGGTISAEHGIGRKLVTELERLGDPVRLAVMREIKRTLDPSNLMNPGALFA, via the coding sequence ATGAGCGCATTTCTCGAGGGTCTCGGCTCCGCCCTCGGTCGACAAGGCCTGCTGACGGACGATGCCGACATCGCCGCGCACGTGACGGACTTCCGCGGCCGGATGACCGGCCGTGCGCAGGCGGTCGTGCTGCCGGCCAGCACCGACGAGGCGTCTGAGGTCATGCGGCTCGCCAGCGCGCACGGCGTGCCGGTGTTCCCGCTCGGCGGCAATACGGGGTTGTGCTTCGGCGCGGTGCCGACCGCGAGCGCGAACGGTGCGGTGGGCATCGTCGTCGGCATGCGGCGCATGAACCGGATCCGGAACCTGGACCGCGCCGGCAACGTGCTGTCGGTCGATGCCGGCGTGACGCTTTCGGCCGTGCACGAGGCGGCCGCGGGTGCCGGCCGTCAGTTTCCGCTGCATCTCGGCTCGGAGGGGACGGCGCAGATCGGCGGGCTGATCTCGACCAATGCGGGCGGGACGGGCGTCGTGCGCTACGGCGCCATGCGCAGCCTCGTCGCCGGGCTGGAAGCGGTGCTGCCGGACGGCCGCATCCTCCGCGAAATGGAAGCGCTGAAGAAGAACAACACCGGCTACGAACTGCGCCAGCTGTTCATCGGAGCGGAAGGCACGCTCGGCCTGATCACCGGTGCGGCGCTGCGGCTGCACCCGCCGGTCGGCAGCCGCGCCCATGCCTGGGTCGCGGTGGCGGGTCCGCAGGCCGCGGTCGACCTGCTGTCGCGGCTGCAGCAGCGCTGCGGCGATGCGATCGAAGCTTTCGAGATGCTCAATGCGGCGGAAGTCGACTGCATCAGCCGCCATATCCCGCGCGTGCGCAGCGCCTTTGCCGTGACGCCGGCCTGGTCGGTGATGATCGAGCTCGGCGACGTCGATCCGGGCGCGACTCTGCAGGCCGCGCTCGAGGAGGTCCTGGCCGAGGCGATGGAGGAAGGTCTCGTCACCGATGCGGTGATCGCGCAGAACGAGAGCCAGGCGGTCGAGATCTGGCGGTTCCGCCACTCCATCACCGAAGCCCACAAGATCGACGGCATCGGCATCGTGCACGACACGGCCGTGCGCAACTCCGCCGTCCCCGCGTTCATCGCGGACGGGGCCGAGGTGACGGCGCGGCTGTTTCCGGAGGCGCGCGTGCTGGTGGTCTCGCATCTCGGCGACGGCAACGTGCATTTCACGGTGATGTTTCCGCATGCCTTCTGGAGGGCGTTGCCCGACCCGGAGGCGAAGGCGCTCGAGGTGGAGATGGCCATCCACGACGTGGCCATGCGCCATGGCGGAACGATTTCGGCCGAGCACGGCATCGGTCGCAAGCTGGTGACCGAACTCGAGCGTCTCGGCGACCCGGTGCGGCTGGCGGTGATGCGCGAGATCAAGCGGACGCTCGATCCGTCGAACCTCATGAATCCGGGCGCGCTCTTCGCCTGA